The following DNA comes from Sediminitomix flava.
AAGCTCAATTGCCTTACCTCCAAGTACATCTTGATCAATGAGAACGACAGATGTATTCTTGTTTAGCTTGACCTCATCTTTGATTTCCATGATGACTTCAAGCTTATTGCCTTGGTCTTGTAATAAATTAATCTCAAAGACTTTCCCTACAGGATATCCATTGATTACTACAGGGTTTGAAGATTGTAAACCTGTTACCCTATCAAAAATCACACTATAAGTCTGTTTAGTTGATAATGGATTAATCCCTTTTAGATAGTTAAAACCAAAATAAAGAATTAGCCCTGAAATCAATGTAAATAAACCGACTTTAACCTCTTTCGTAAGCACGGAATAATATATTTTAATTTGCAAAAAAAATCTGCCTATTCTAGAACGCAACATTAGATAAAATTGAGTTGCTAAAATTCGACCAAAGATAGAAATTTTGTTTTTTGAATTCGTTTGTAATGTTCTGTAAACAAAACATGTGTGTGTATTTTAACTTTTTCTAGCATTTTTGATTAACCTTCATGCATTTCTTTATGCGCCTTATATCGTATAATGGCATAACATAATGAAGTAGCAAGCTGTATTCGCCCTTTTTCAGACATGAGCTTTTGTTCGTCAATTGTATTGCTTAGAAAACCAAGTTCTACTAACACACTCGGTACAGTAGTTTGTGCAAGCACTAAAAAATGCGCCTGTTTCACTCCTCTGTTATATTTACCGTCATAGTATCCCAATTCTTCTTGAATGAGCCTTGCTGCATTCATACTTTCTTCCAAATGCACCGAAAAATAGTTTGCCATCATTATCTGTGCTTCGGGTGAAGATGATTGCCACTTTTCATAGGTTTCTTCATAATTAGATTCTTGCTCAATAACTGAATTTTCCAATTCAGCTATATAATCTTCATAAATATCACCTCTGAGACCAAGTACAAATGTTTCACTGCCTCTGGCAGTTCTACTTCCTTTTGGTGCAGAATTACAATGAATCGACATGAAAAGATCAGCGTTCTCCTCATTGGCTATCTTCGCTCTTTCTCTTAGGGGTACAAACGTATCATCTTTTCTTGTATGTATGATTTTAGCTGAAGGCAAAAAAACCTTTAGCAACGAATCTAACTTTAATGATACATCTAATACAACTTCCTTCTCAATCCCTTCTTTACCATGTGCTCCGGGATCTTTACCTCCGTGCCCTGCATCAAGGACAATGACAAATGAAGAAGCCTCTTGGGCAAAAACCTGATTGAAAAAGAGCAGTTTGAGAGTCGTCAAACCTATCATACAAAAAAATCTAAGATGTCTAACGGTTAGCATACCTTCTAAGAACGGAAAAAAGCCTTGAGTGTTTTATAATTCCATGTAAACTAAATATTATGTCTACACTTTGAGTACTTATCTTAAGAGTACATAAGCATAGACACTGTAGAAAATAGCAAAATTTCCTCCGATTACAAAGATGTGCCATATGGCATGATTATAAGGTAACTTGCGCCAAACATAAAAAACTACACCGATACTATATAAAGCACCACCTATGAGCAACCAATCGAAACCTTCTCCTAGATGGTTTGATAATTCTTCATATTTGAGAGCTCCTAACCATCCTAAAAATAGATACAGCATCAAAGAAAACCGTTTGTAACGATTAAGCAGAAATACTTTATAAAGAATTCCCCCAAGTGCAAAAGCCCATACAAAGGTCAGTAAATACAAGCCTTCCGATTTCTCAAGCGTAATCAATGTATAAGGAGTATACGTACCTGCGATCAATACAAAAATGGCTGCATGGTCTAGAAGAAGAAAAATATATGTCAGTTTATGATTATAAAAAATATGAAGAAGGGTAGAAAATGTATAAACCAAAATCATACTCAGACCAAATACCCACACACTAATTAGTTTCTTCGTATTTTGATCTTCCACTACATAAAGCATCTCTACCAAAGCCCAAATACTAAGTACAATTGCAATTCCATGAGTTATTGCACTAGCAAGCTCTTCTTTCGGTGAATCTTGGTAAATTTCGCTTACTTTTCTTTGTGCATTCTGAATTACATGTTTGGCTTTCTTGTCGAGTCTTTGCTGTTGCATACGTATTGGATTTTGTCTTGATTTACCAGTTCACCTGTTGAAAAAATTACAGATATTCTGATATTTCATAAAGAATCTTACTCATTAACAAGGAAGACTCTTCTCAAATTCCAATTTGAAGTTAGTCTATGACTAGACATTAAAATAGTTCAATAAAATAACGATTTTTAAATCTGATTTCTTTGATACTTCACATTAGCTAAATGATAAAACAAATCTAGATAAATGTCTATAACGGGAATTTTATAGCGAATAAACTTGATGATTTAGATTTTTAAAATCCAATTCTTTAAAACCAAGTTTTGGTACAACTACATAAACTCTTTTCTTTGTGGAATAGCGACAGTTCTAATACATACAAATGAAACAGGTAACAAGTAATAAACTTTTTGGGATCAATAAGCAACTTCTCATCCTTACGGTTGTGGCTGCTATGCTTTGGGGAATTGTATATGTTTTCTCAGATATTATTACTTATCTCGTCATTTCATATGTACTCACTACTATTCTCAGACCTGTCGTCACCTACCTACAAAGCTTTCAAGTACTTTCGGTAAGGATTCCTAAATCATTGGCTATACTCCTTGCATTTACTTTACTTATCGGTTTTGTAGCACTGTTTATTGATCTTTTTGTACCCCTAGTTTCTGAACAGATAAAAGTTATTTCAAATCTGAATTACACATCTTTTATTGGGAAGATTAATAAACCCATTGACTTCGTTGAAGAATTCCTTATTTCAAATGGTGTTTTAGATCAAGAAAAAGGATTTATCTGGAAAAATATACAGGCTAAATTTACGGAGTGGTTTGATCAAGGAGAGATTACGACTTACCTAAATAATATCTTTTCATTTACAGGAAGTCTATTTGTCGGACTAATGGCTGTTCTGTTTATTACCTTTTTCTTTTTGTATGATAATTTGATCTTCAAATCTTATCTAATTTCTCAAATCCCAAATCGATATTTTGAGGTTTCTATTGTCGCCATCAGTAAAACAGAACATTTACTCTCCAACTACATGTTAGGGCTATTTACCCAAATGATCATCATATTTTCTATGATTTCTATAGGAATGATCATTGTTGGTGTAGACTACGCCGTAATTATCGCTGTATTTACTGCCCTTGCAAACTTAATTCCTTATTTAGGTCCAATATTGGGGGCTGCATTTGGTCTTTTTGTAGGTATCTCAACAACTACTTTAGTTGGTTCTGAAAACTACCTTTTCCTTAGTTTTGAAATTCTTTCAGTTTTCGGAATCGTACAAGTCACCGACAATATTTTTATTCAACCACTTATTTTTTCTAGGAGTGTAAAAACTCACCCTCTTGTAATATTCTTAGCCGTATTTATCGGGGCCGAACTTGGAGGAGTAGTCGGAATGATTATCGCAATTCCTTTCTTCACAATTCTGAGTGTGATTTTAGGAGAATTCATTCGTGGATATAAAGAATATCAGATATTCAGAATCAATACTTAAAAACAACTACTTAGCTACTTGTTCAGTAATAACCTTGACTTCTTTACTCTCATTTTGGTGCCGATCTAAACTTGTAATCTTATAGTTATACTGATCGATTGAAGTTGCATCCACATCTAAAAATTGAGTTTCGGATGCTGGAATAATTCTCAAAATATCTGCAGGGTTCTTCACATTAGGCTCTTTATCATTATTGGTACAGTAGATCACATACCAATAAGGTTCTTCTCCATCTTTAGCCTTTTGTGGTTTTTGCCAAGAAAGAGTAACACCTCTTGGAGACATACTCACTACAGCATTTGATGGTTCCAAGGGCGCGACACTATCAATCCAAGACATTGTTGGCAACAAAGCAGGATGATAAAAATAGTTTTGACGTAATGTATCTACAATATGCCCTTTGTTACGAATTAAAGAAGTGGAATTGTATAAAATCGTCCCTTCTACCCTTTCTCTCCTATTGTGTAAAATCTGATCTGATAACTCATAATTATCCTTCCACCCTGCCTCTAAACTATTGTGCAAACGGTAAGCCGCTTGACCAACATAAAGATGACAACCTAACTCTTTTGCATTTTCAGCCCACCAAGTCACCAATGGTTTGTACGGGATTTTATCATGTTGTGTACTTTGGTAAACTTGAGGTGCAATATAGTCTACCCATCCATTTTCCATCCAATGTCTGACATCCGCATACAGATGATCATAGTTTGTATAACCTGAAAGCGTCGGTGACCCGTATGGACTTTCTCTTTTATTCCTCCAAACTCCGAAAGGGCTTACTCCAAACTTTATTTTTGAGTTATAATTTTTAATAGTCTTATGAGTCATATAAATCAAATCATTAATATTCTCACGACGCCAATCGGCTAAGCCTTGCCCCTTTTCCCTATATTTATAATACGCTGAACGATCTTTCAACACTTTTCCATATTCAGGGTATGGATAGAAATAGTCATCAAAATGCACCCCATCTAAATCATAATTCTTGATTAGATCTAAAATAATATCGCAGACATAAGCCCTTACTTCTGGAATTCCAGGGTTAAATAACTTTAGAGTTCCATAATCTAGAAACCAAGAAGGGTTTGAATAAATAGGATGATCTGAACTAACCCTAACCTTTTCTGTATTTGTTACAGCCCTAAATGGATTAATCCAAGCATGAAATTCCATTCCCCTTCGGTGAGCCTCTTCAATCATAAAAGATAATGGATCGTAATAAGGATTTGGAGGCTGTCCTTGTGTACCAGTAAAACAAGAAGACCAAGGCTCAAAGCGACTATTATAAATTGCATCTCCAGCAGCTCTTACTTGTACAAAAACAGCATTTAATCCATCTTCAAGATGATGGTCTAAAACTTCTATAAACTCTTGTTTTTGCTCATCTGATGAAAGTCCAGGCTTAGAGGGCCAATCAATATTATTTACTGTAGCAATCCAAACGCCTCTGAATTCTCGTTTAATACCCGATTGTGCAAAACTTGATAAATGTTGAAAAATTAAAAGCCCCAATAAGAGCTTTATAGAAATGAGCAATCTCATAATTCCGTCTACCTGTTTTAGTCTTTCTGCTACTAGTAAGTCTCTCCTTTTTGTGAGTTTGTGACTTCGCAAAGTAAAGAATTAAAACAAAATATTAGCCTCCTAACTAAGATTTCCGATATTCTTTTAGAAGGAATATTATCGTAATTGATGGTATTATTTTAATTTTATGCGATCATTAGTTCTGATAGCAATACCGATATATGAAAAATATAAACTTGAAGCATTCATTTACTCTTTTCTTAGGCCTATTGTTAATGCCTATCTTTTATAGTTGCTTCCCTGAAGATCTTAATAACCTTCAAATTTTAGAAGAGCGTTTAGATGCAGGTACATTATTAAATGTTGAGAACGTTGACAACAACTTCTTAGATTCATTGTATAGCACACCTCCATCTGACTCTGTTTTATTGACGATTAATATCACATTAGATAGTCAACTAGAACTTGAGCGTTCTATCATCAGAACCGTCACATCTGACTGTTTATTTGTCCAGTTTGACGCTATAGATATCAATAACGTAAAAAGAGATTGTACCCTCGCAAATATCGATACAGCATTAGTTTATATTGGAAGCTTCAGTACTGATAGAGAAGTACTTGTTGGAATGAACCCGATCAGTAGCAAGATTATTAAAGTTGGTAAAAAGTTTGAGTTTCCAGTTGTAAATCCAGATCCAGTTTCTCTAAAAGAAATCATATTAAATAGTGAAGCAAGACAAGATAGTGTAGATATAAGTGACGATATCTTCTTCAGAACAGAACTTCGTTTTAAGGATCGAGTTTTTGTAAGTTATAATCCAATTATCGAATACTACGTCAACTTAGAAAGGAACTCGAAGTAAGTCGCTACACAACTACTTCACTACGTAAAACACTTTTAATACACAGCTATTAAAAGTGTTTTTTTATTTATAAATACAGAGGAAAAGAGCTTACCCCATAAAAGGTAAGCTCAGACATAAACACAAAAAAATCCCTTTAACATTTACTCTTTAGTATTTTCTTGAGCGGCTTGTTCTGCTTCAGATTTTTCTTCTGGGCTTATCCAACCTCCACCTAAAGCCTTGTAAAGCAATACATAATTAGAAAGTAATTGTTGCTTTGTTTGAGCGAGGCTTAGGCTAGCATCAAAAGCTTGTCTTTGCGACTCCAAAAACTCCAAATAACTAGTCACACCTTTATCGTATCTGAATCTTGATAACATTTCAGCATTACTTGCTGCCCTAACATGATCTTCCCTAGCCCTAACCTCATCTTTCAAGGTTTCTATTCCGATAAGGGCATCTTCTACTTCTTGAAAAGCCACAAGTACATTTTGTTCATAATTCAGAATTGTTTCTTGTAATCGATATTCCTCAATCCTTACTTGGTCTTTTAATTGCCCCCACTGAAAAATTGGACCGGTAAAATCACCTAGTATATTCCAAGCGGGCCAAGAGTCTGTTATAGACGACAGCTCTGTACTCGCTAATCCTAAAAGTCCAGTTAGACTAATTGCAGGAATTCTATTTGCCTTAGCTACTCCGATCTGATAGTTTTGAGCTACAATTTGTTGCTCTGCTTGTAATATATCAGGACGTTGGCTCAGAAGTTCTGATGGAAGACCTTCTGGGATGTCGATCATGACTTCTTGTTCATAAAGCTCAAACTCAGGTAAAAATCCTCTCGGGTTTTCCCCAATCAAAATACTCAAAGCATTCTCCTGCTGATACATCTGTCTTTTGTATAGAGGCACGGCCCCTGCCGCAATCGCTTTCTGAATTTGAGATTGATTAAGATCTATTTCTGCTACAATTCCTTTATCAAATCTTTGTTGAATAAGGTTTGTCGAACTATCTCTAGAACTAAGAGTACTTTCTGAAATACGAAGTAATTCTCTCAATTCAAGAAGTTTAAAATAACTAGTAGCTACATCTGATATCAACGAGATTTGAATAGCTCTCTTAGCATATTCGGAACCTAATAAGTTTGCTTTTGCAGCTCTATTTAAACTTCTGAACTTTCCCCATATATCCAATTCCCAACTTGTACTCACAAAACCTGTATACAAGTTAAAAGCATCATCTCCGGGAAGTCCTTGAACAAAATTCCCTCGTCCTGCCTGTAACTGAGTTCCAAACTTTGGACGTAAGTCTTTTTTTGTAATCGACTGTTGTTTTCTAGCTTGCTCAATTCGTTGGCTCGCAATCAACACATTTCTATTATTCCGAAGTGCAGTTACAATTAGCGTATCGAGATATGAATCGTTAAAGATTTCCCACCAACTCAATAATTGATATTCCTCTTCTTCCTCTGTCTTCAATCGTTCTTTTTCAACTTCTTGAATATCCGAAAAGCGATAAGCATCTGGAGTGAGAACAGGTGTTCCGTTGTACGGTTTACTAAACATACAAGCAGATAAGATGCTCAATATCGATATGTAAAGTATTGATCTAATCTTCATCTGGGTCTGTTTGAGTGGAATTATTTTTAGCTGTAGCCTTTTCCCTTTTTTGTTCATACTTTCCAAGTTTCCCAATTAGGATAAAAAGCATCGGATAAAAGAAAACCCCTAAAAGGGTAGCTAGCCCCATACCTCCAAGCAGTGTCATTCCCATAACCTTCCTAGCTTCTGCTCCTGAACCTGACGCAAAAATTAGCGGAAGGATACCAAGAATAAAAGAGAATGCTGTCATCAAAATTGGACGAAAACGAAGCTTTGCTGCATCTATTGCTGATTCATAAAGTTTTAGACCTTCATCAAACTTAAGCTTTGCAAATTCTACAATAAGGATTGCATTTTTGGCAGCCATCGCAATGAGCATTACAAAAGAAATTTGAGCGAAAATATTATTCTCATAACTCGGGGAGAACAAGCGAGCCAACCATAGAGCTGCCAATGCACCAAAGATGGCAAATGGAGTTCCAAGCAAAATACTCATTGGTAGCGACCAACTTTCATATTGTGCAGCCAGGATAAGGTATACGAAAATCAGTGAAAAGATAAACACCGAGTAAACTGAACCTGATGCTTTCTTTTCTTGGTAAGACATCGCATTCCAAGCATAACTCATATTGGATGGCAATACTTCTGCAGCAACTTCCTCAAGTGCATCTAGTGCTTGGTCAGAAGAATAACCCGGAGCTGGACTTCCTGTCACCTCTACCGAACGCAAGAGGTTAAATCTATTTATAAATTCAGGGCCATTAATTTCTTTGACTTGTACAAGGGTACTCAGCGGTACAGAGTTACCATCTTTATTTTTCAGATAGAATAAATCTAAACCAGACTCATCTTGCCTATACTCTGGTTCTGCTTGTATATATGCCCTATACAAACGTCCAAAACGGTTGAAGTCATTTATATATGCCCCTCCTAAGAATGCCGCAAATGTTGTATAAACATCTTGTAGTTGAACACCAGCCTTTAAGACTTTATCCGTATTTATTTCAATATACCTTTGTGGAACATTTGCTTGGAAAGTGGTGAAAGCTTGACCTATTTCAGGCCGTGCATTTGCAGCTTGAATAAACTTCATCGCGTTTAATGCCAAGTATTCTGGGTCTTCACCGGATCGATCTTGAATCATAATACTGAAACCTGATCCATTACCCAATCCAGGAATTGCAGGTGGTCCAAAGGCAAAAGCTTGTGCTTCTATGATATGTTGAAAAAGAAGCATATTGACTTTTTGAACCACTTGTTTTGCAGTCAATTCCCGTTTATCCCAATCTTTCAGACTGATAAACATGAAACCTGCATTTGAGGACATACTACCCGAAATCATACTGAATCCGGATACAGCTGTGACCATTTCAATTTCTTCAATGTCTTCTAAAATCTTCTCAATCTTTTTATTGACTTCATCTGTCCGTTGGAGTGAAGCCGCATTTGGAAGCTGAACATTGACAAAGAAGTAACTCATATCTTCTTCAGGAATAAATCCTCCAGGAACAAATTTCCCTACAAGTCCTATCCCTAAAGAAACAACTACAATGAAGACGACTCCTCTTGCTATTTTTCGACAGACAATTTTGGTAAGCCCAGTATAAGAGCCTGTCACTTTATCAAAAGCTTTATTAAATACATTGAAAAAAGCGCCTAATGGTCCTCCTATCTTTTCGGGCTTTTTCATCAGTATCGAACAAAGAGCAGGCGAAAGACTTAATGCGTTTACAGAAGAAAAACACACCGAAACGGCTACCGTAATCGCAAACTGCTGATAAAGACGACCTGTTATACCGACCATTGCAGCAACAGGAATAAATACAGCAACAAGTACCAAAGTTGTTGCAATGACTGGAGCGGTTACCTCATTCATTGCATGTGTTGTTGCATCTTTAGCATTCATCCCCTTTTCAATATTTACCTGAACCGCTTCAACTACCACAATGGCATCATCTACTACAATACCAATGGCGAGTACTAATCCTAAAAGCGATAATACATTTACTGTAAAACCAAGTAATGGGAAAAGCATAAATGCCCCGACTAATGATACAGGAATTGCCAATGTTGGAATTAGTGTTGCTCTCCAATCTTGAATAAAGATATACACAACCAAAACCACCAGTAAAAGAGCGATCACAAGTGTTTCTACAATTTCCTTAATACCCGCATTAATCGGTTTAGTAGTATCCAATGAAATAGTATAGTCAACACTAGTAGGAAAACGTCCTTTCAATTCATCCATTGAAGCTCTAAGCTTTTGGGCCAAATCTACCGCATTTGAACCTGGAGCTTGATAAACAGCCAAGATTGCTGAGCTTTTTCCATCAAGTCTACTAAAAGCATTGTAGGTTTCAACACCAAGCTCTATTCGAGCTAAATCTTTCAACTTCACAGTACTTCCATCAGAATTTGTTCTTACGACAATTTCTCCAAACTCTTCAGGTGTTTGAAGTCGATCTGGAAGCCTTACAGTATAGGTATATTCAGTCCCTTTAGGAGCTGGTTCTGCACCAAACTTACCTCCAGGGTTAATCACATTCTGACTTTGGATTGCATTTGTCAACTCAGGAATAGTGATTTTCATTTTGGCTAAGATATCTGGCTTTACCCAAATACGCATTGAATAATCACTGGCTCCTAATACATCTACACGACCAATACCACGAATCCTAGAAAGAACATCCTTGATATTGATCAGCGCATAGTTTCCTAGAAAGTTTTGATCATAGCGACCATCTTCAGAAGTAAGTGCAATCAACATCAAGATATTAGGTAAGGACTTTCGTGTACTTACCCCCAAACGTTTTACTTCTTCTGGTAATTTTGGGGTAGCAGATGATACACGGTTTTGAGCAAATACCGTATTCATATCAGGGTCTGTACCAATCTCAAACGAAACATCTAAAGACATCTGTCCATCATTGGAATTTGTAGATTTCATGTAAATCATGTTATCTACACCATTGATTTCTTGCTCTAAAGGTGCCGCAACAGACTGCTCTACATTGAGGGCATTCGCTCCTGTATAATTTGAGCTTACGCGAACAACAGGAGGTGTTAGTTCGGGATATTGCTCAATAGGAAGACCGCTCAAAGAAACAATACCGACAATGACCGTAATGATGGCTATTACGAGTGCCATAATAGGTCGTTGGACAAAGAAATTATGTTTTTCTATGGACATCGTAACCTATTCTTGTTCTTTATACTGAGATTCAAACTTGACTTTGGTAGGCACAACCTTTCCGCCATCTCTTACTTTTTGCAAACCTTCAATAACTACCAGTTCACCAGTTTTTACACCTTCCTTAATAATAAGGTAGTCATTGTAAACAGCACCTTTCTTTACCTCTCTTTGCTTTGCTACATTATCTTTTCCGACAACGTACACAAAATCTTGCCCTTGCAATTCAGTGATACTTCTCGAAGGCACAACAGTAAACTCTTCGTGGCTATCTACAACCATTCTAACTTTACCAAATTGTCCTGGTCTTAAAATCAACTCTGGGTTAGGAAAAGAAACTTGAATCAAAATAGAACCCGTACTAGGGTCTACCTCTCTATCCATAAAGTCAAACTTTCCTAACTGATCAAATTTAGTCCCATCGGAAAGATATAGTTCAATAATTCCTCTATCGTCATCGGGTGTTTCTTCTCCCGAATGTGGTTTTCGTTTGTAGCGGTCTAAATATTTTCTATACAAACTCAGATACTCATTTTCAGAAATAAAATATTGTACAAGCATCGAATCTGTACGAGATACATTATTTAAGATGACAGGATTGGGGTCACGTCCTACATATTCACCAACTTTTGCTTTTGTCTTACCAATAATTCCTCGAATTGGAGAATAGATTTTGGTATAGCTAAGATCAATTTGTGCCATTCTAACAGAAGCTTCAGCTGCATCTACAGAAGCTAAAGACGCATCATACTCTGCTTGGCGTGCATCCAAATCACTCTGACTGACCGCA
Coding sequences within:
- a CDS encoding N-acetylmuramoyl-L-alanine amidase family protein is translated as MIGLTTLKLLFFNQVFAQEASSFVIVLDAGHGGKDPGAHGKEGIEKEVVLDVSLKLDSLLKVFLPSAKIIHTRKDDTFVPLRERAKIANEENADLFMSIHCNSAPKGSRTARGSETFVLGLRGDIYEDYIAELENSVIEQESNYEETYEKWQSSSPEAQIMMANYFSVHLEESMNAARLIQEELGYYDGKYNRGVKQAHFLVLAQTTVPSVLVELGFLSNTIDEQKLMSEKGRIQLATSLCYAIIRYKAHKEMHEG
- the trhA gene encoding PAQR family membrane homeostasis protein TrhA, with the translated sequence MQQQRLDKKAKHVIQNAQRKVSEIYQDSPKEELASAITHGIAIVLSIWALVEMLYVVEDQNTKKLISVWVFGLSMILVYTFSTLLHIFYNHKLTYIFLLLDHAAIFVLIAGTYTPYTLITLEKSEGLYLLTFVWAFALGGILYKVFLLNRYKRFSLMLYLFLGWLGALKYEELSNHLGEGFDWLLIGGALYSIGVVFYVWRKLPYNHAIWHIFVIGGNFAIFYSVYAYVLLR
- a CDS encoding AI-2E family transporter, which encodes MKQVTSNKLFGINKQLLILTVVAAMLWGIVYVFSDIITYLVISYVLTTILRPVVTYLQSFQVLSVRIPKSLAILLAFTLLIGFVALFIDLFVPLVSEQIKVISNLNYTSFIGKINKPIDFVEEFLISNGVLDQEKGFIWKNIQAKFTEWFDQGEITTYLNNIFSFTGSLFVGLMAVLFITFFFLYDNLIFKSYLISQIPNRYFEVSIVAISKTEHLLSNYMLGLFTQMIIIFSMISIGMIIVGVDYAVIIAVFTALANLIPYLGPILGAAFGLFVGISTTTLVGSENYLFLSFEILSVFGIVQVTDNIFIQPLIFSRSVKTHPLVIFLAVFIGAELGGVVGMIIAIPFFTILSVILGEFIRGYKEYQIFRINT
- a CDS encoding glycoside hydrolase family 10 protein, translating into MRLLISIKLLLGLLIFQHLSSFAQSGIKREFRGVWIATVNNIDWPSKPGLSSDEQKQEFIEVLDHHLEDGLNAVFVQVRAAGDAIYNSRFEPWSSCFTGTQGQPPNPYYDPLSFMIEEAHRRGMEFHAWINPFRAVTNTEKVRVSSDHPIYSNPSWFLDYGTLKLFNPGIPEVRAYVCDIILDLIKNYDLDGVHFDDYFYPYPEYGKVLKDRSAYYKYREKGQGLADWRRENINDLIYMTHKTIKNYNSKIKFGVSPFGVWRNKRESPYGSPTLSGYTNYDHLYADVRHWMENGWVDYIAPQVYQSTQHDKIPYKPLVTWWAENAKELGCHLYVGQAAYRLHNSLEAGWKDNYELSDQILHNRRERVEGTILYNSTSLIRNKGHIVDTLRQNYFYHPALLPTMSWIDSVAPLEPSNAVVSMSPRGVTLSWQKPQKAKDGEEPYWYVIYCTNNDKEPNVKNPADILRIIPASETQFLDVDATSIDQYNYKITSLDRHQNESKEVKVITEQVAK
- a CDS encoding efflux transporter outer membrane subunit, with the protein product MKIRSILYISILSILSACMFSKPYNGTPVLTPDAYRFSDIQEVEKERLKTEEEEEYQLLSWWEIFNDSYLDTLIVTALRNNRNVLIASQRIEQARKQQSITKKDLRPKFGTQLQAGRGNFVQGLPGDDAFNLYTGFVSTSWELDIWGKFRSLNRAAKANLLGSEYAKRAIQISLISDVATSYFKLLELRELLRISESTLSSRDSSTNLIQQRFDKGIVAEIDLNQSQIQKAIAAGAVPLYKRQMYQQENALSILIGENPRGFLPEFELYEQEVMIDIPEGLPSELLSQRPDILQAEQQIVAQNYQIGVAKANRIPAISLTGLLGLASTELSSITDSWPAWNILGDFTGPIFQWGQLKDQVRIEEYRLQETILNYEQNVLVAFQEVEDALIGIETLKDEVRAREDHVRAASNAEMLSRFRYDKGVTSYLEFLESQRQAFDASLSLAQTKQQLLSNYVLLYKALGGGWISPEEKSEAEQAAQENTKE
- a CDS encoding efflux RND transporter permease subunit; this translates as MSIEKHNFFVQRPIMALVIAIITVIVGIVSLSGLPIEQYPELTPPVVRVSSNYTGANALNVEQSVAAPLEQEINGVDNMIYMKSTNSNDGQMSLDVSFEIGTDPDMNTVFAQNRVSSATPKLPEEVKRLGVSTRKSLPNILMLIALTSEDGRYDQNFLGNYALINIKDVLSRIRGIGRVDVLGASDYSMRIWVKPDILAKMKITIPELTNAIQSQNVINPGGKFGAEPAPKGTEYTYTVRLPDRLQTPEEFGEIVVRTNSDGSTVKLKDLARIELGVETYNAFSRLDGKSSAILAVYQAPGSNAVDLAQKLRASMDELKGRFPTSVDYTISLDTTKPINAGIKEIVETLVIALLLVVLVVYIFIQDWRATLIPTLAIPVSLVGAFMLFPLLGFTVNVLSLLGLVLAIGIVVDDAIVVVEAVQVNIEKGMNAKDATTHAMNEVTAPVIATTLVLVAVFIPVAAMVGITGRLYQQFAITVAVSVCFSSVNALSLSPALCSILMKKPEKIGGPLGAFFNVFNKAFDKVTGSYTGLTKIVCRKIARGVVFIVVVSLGIGLVGKFVPGGFIPEEDMSYFFVNVQLPNAASLQRTDEVNKKIEKILEDIEEIEMVTAVSGFSMISGSMSSNAGFMFISLKDWDKRELTAKQVVQKVNMLLFQHIIEAQAFAFGPPAIPGLGNGSGFSIMIQDRSGEDPEYLALNAMKFIQAANARPEIGQAFTTFQANVPQRYIEINTDKVLKAGVQLQDVYTTFAAFLGGAYINDFNRFGRLYRAYIQAEPEYRQDESGLDLFYLKNKDGNSVPLSTLVQVKEINGPEFINRFNLLRSVEVTGSPAPGYSSDQALDALEEVAAEVLPSNMSYAWNAMSYQEKKASGSVYSVFIFSLIFVYLILAAQYESWSLPMSILLGTPFAIFGALAALWLARLFSPSYENNIFAQISFVMLIAMAAKNAILIVEFAKLKFDEGLKLYESAIDAAKLRFRPILMTAFSFILGILPLIFASGSGAEARKVMGMTLLGGMGLATLLGVFFYPMLFILIGKLGKYEQKREKATAKNNSTQTDPDED
- a CDS encoding efflux RND transporter periplasmic adaptor subunit is translated as MNKKYSTRFFVLVIIYSFLFSCGKKQEQQAPPPAVVKVVAVEKRNLPLHKDFVGQLYGVRDVPIRARVDGYLEGVHFNEGSMVKKGQLLYTIDPQPFVAALAERQSNLAQLQVKATKAKSDLDRYIPLAEINAVSQSDLDARQAEYDASLASVDAAEASVRMAQIDLSYTKIYSPIRGIIGKTKAKVGEYVGRDPNPVILNNVSRTDSMLVQYFISENEYLSLYRKYLDRYKRKPHSGEETPDDDRGIIELYLSDGTKFDQLGKFDFMDREVDPSTGSILIQVSFPNPELILRPGQFGKVRMVVDSHEEFTVVPSRSITELQGQDFVYVVGKDNVAKQREVKKGAVYNDYLIIKEGVKTGELVVIEGLQKVRDGGKVVPTKVKFESQYKEQE